In the Flagellimonas sp. MMG031 genome, one interval contains:
- a CDS encoding flippase, which produces MGFARYLKNTSWLMGEKVLRLLIALSVGVWVTRYLGPEQFGILSYAQSFVGIFAALSSLGLNDIIIRELVKNQDNRNLILGSSFGLQTLGSTIIMLILIISIYYNDNEPLTNKIIIILGLLTFINSFNVIASYFHSQVKSKFYAIAGLVGVIISALLKVYLILGNYSLIYFVYVLAFDVIFLVTGLIWFFKKSGESLLKWKFSWKTAKDLLKDAWPLILSGIIVSIYMKIDQVMIKEYLGNGEVGQYSAAVRLSEAWYFIPTIICSSLFPAIINAKLKDDKLYKDRLQRLYNLMVVLGMVIILPVLTLSDWMINLLYGEAFQRSAGVLNIHILGSVFVFLGVANQKWFISENFQAYNIICLGMGMVANIVLNVIMIPKMGIMGAAYATLISQFVASVLAPVFFNKTRNSFFMMLRALFFVQVFKDGKIV; this is translated from the coding sequence GTGGGTTTTGCCAGATACCTCAAAAACACCTCTTGGTTAATGGGCGAGAAGGTACTACGGTTATTGATAGCTTTGAGTGTGGGGGTATGGGTGACTCGCTATTTGGGACCGGAGCAGTTTGGAATATTGAGCTATGCCCAAAGTTTTGTGGGTATTTTTGCAGCACTTTCCTCTTTGGGACTCAACGATATAATTATCAGGGAACTGGTAAAAAATCAAGATAATAGAAATCTCATCTTAGGTTCATCTTTTGGTTTACAGACCCTCGGTTCTACAATTATAATGTTGATATTGATAATCAGCATTTATTACAATGATAATGAACCTCTAACAAATAAGATCATTATTATTCTGGGGCTTCTTACTTTCATTAATAGTTTTAATGTAATCGCATCCTATTTTCATAGTCAGGTAAAGAGTAAATTCTATGCTATCGCGGGATTGGTGGGTGTAATCATCTCTGCGCTGCTGAAGGTTTATTTGATATTGGGCAACTATTCGTTGATTTATTTTGTTTATGTACTGGCCTTCGATGTCATTTTTTTGGTAACCGGGCTGATTTGGTTCTTTAAAAAGTCTGGGGAGTCCTTGCTAAAGTGGAAATTTTCCTGGAAGACGGCAAAGGACCTTCTAAAAGATGCTTGGCCTTTAATCTTGAGTGGTATCATTGTTTCCATTTATATGAAGATAGATCAGGTGATGATAAAGGAATATCTGGGGAACGGTGAAGTAGGACAATATTCGGCAGCGGTTAGGCTTAGTGAGGCATGGTACTTTATCCCAACAATAATTTGTAGTTCGCTGTTTCCGGCAATCATCAATGCAAAGTTAAAAGACGATAAGCTATACAAAGATCGTTTGCAGCGATTGTATAATTTAATGGTGGTTCTGGGTATGGTCATCATTTTACCTGTACTAACATTGAGCGATTGGATGATTAACCTTTTGTATGGCGAGGCTTTTCAACGTTCTGCAGGAGTTTTGAACATACATATTTTAGGTAGCGTGTTTGTATTTTTGGGTGTGGCCAACCAAAAATGGTTCATCAGTGAAAATTTTCAAGCATATAATATTATATGCCTTGGTATGGGCATGGTAGCCAATATCGTTTTAAATGTGATAATGATACCCAAAATGGGAATAATGGGAGCAGCTTATGCGACTTTAATTTCCCAGTTTGTGGCATCGGTTTTGGCACCGGTATTTTTCAATAAAACAAGAAATTCATTCTTTATGATGCTCAGAGCATTGTTTTTCGTTCAGGTTTTTAAGGATGGAAAAATTGTCTAA
- a CDS encoding glycosyltransferase, producing the protein MRIPIVVVAYNRPRSLTRLLSSLQKAKYPHDTIDLIISIDKADNNQHVLDLANDFQWEHGTKKVIYQEINLGLRKHILKCGNYSLEYGAVIVLEDDLYVSPNFYLFAEQALTFSTKESSIGGVSLYNHQLNVHTRQNFSPHQDGFDNWYFQFASSWGQAWTKHQWTGFMYWYEKEPDIDSNEQVPAYVRSWSPKSWLKYNIAYLVEKDRYFLYPKISLTTNFSDAGTHVGHDSTLYQVPLDFGKEREYNFSIVQDSNAVYDAYYENKNLYQILGLENDELCVDLYGYKPLQGQKYLLSSKVLDFKAIRSFGKSLKPHEDNVLQSIDGKELFLYDTSIVEQNPNVPDFERKIAYNYKQIPYKWTKKLFLVQSRQKFSNLINRLTKKR; encoded by the coding sequence ATGAGAATTCCCATTGTGGTGGTCGCATATAACAGACCCAGGTCACTGACCAGATTATTGAGTTCCTTGCAAAAGGCCAAGTATCCCCATGATACAATTGATTTGATCATTAGTATCGATAAAGCTGATAACAACCAGCATGTTTTGGATTTAGCCAATGACTTTCAATGGGAGCACGGTACTAAAAAGGTAATTTATCAAGAAATAAATCTGGGACTAAGAAAACACATTTTAAAATGTGGGAATTATAGTTTGGAATACGGAGCGGTAATCGTTCTGGAGGATGACCTTTATGTGTCACCTAATTTTTATCTGTTTGCTGAACAGGCGCTTACATTCTCTACAAAAGAATCAAGCATTGGGGGAGTGTCACTGTACAATCACCAACTCAATGTACATACCCGCCAAAATTTTTCACCACATCAAGATGGTTTTGATAACTGGTATTTTCAATTTGCTTCTTCTTGGGGCCAGGCATGGACAAAACATCAGTGGACGGGGTTTATGTACTGGTACGAAAAAGAACCTGATATTGATAGTAACGAACAGGTACCCGCATATGTGAGGAGTTGGTCCCCTAAATCATGGTTAAAATATAACATTGCTTATTTGGTGGAAAAAGATAGATACTTCCTGTATCCAAAGATATCCTTGACCACAAATTTTAGCGATGCCGGTACACATGTGGGCCATGATAGTACCCTATACCAAGTTCCGCTCGATTTTGGCAAAGAAAGGGAGTATAATTTTTCCATAGTGCAAGACTCAAATGCTGTATACGATGCCTATTATGAGAATAAAAATTTGTATCAAATACTTGGATTGGAAAATGATGAATTGTGTGTGGATTTATATGGATATAAACCTTTACAGGGACAAAAGTATTTACTCTCTTCCAAAGTATTGGATTTTAAAGCAATACGGTCTTTTGGTAAATCTTTGAAACCACATGAGGATAACGTTCTTCAGTCCATAGACGGGAAGGAGCTTTTTTTATATGATACATCCATAGTAGAGCAAAACCCCAATGTACCCGATTTTGAAAGAAAGATTGCCTATAATTATAAACAAATACCATACAAATGGACCAAGAAATTGTTTTTAGTGCAATCCCGTCAAAAATTTAGTAACCTAATAAATAGATTAACTAAAAAGCGATAA
- a CDS encoding glycosyltransferase family 2 protein, producing MSKLAVLLTCFNRKDKTIASLTALYKAYNKLSHGWEMSIYLTDDGSTDGTSEAVSKSFPNVKILKGDGNLFWAGGMRNAWSEALKGKYDAFLLLNDDTYVYPHLFDAILKTHEFSNSKYGMGGIYVGSTVDAETKKISYGGSVFKNRFLAKMKRLEPKSEPIPCELGNANILWVSKNVVDKIGMLADGYVHGMADYDYTLRATKKGLPVLIMPGTVGECINDHSDPYLRFMKLSLKDRYKMLHNPIGFDFVSQTHHMKKHFPIRLPIFLLTGYFKVLCPKLYYQLLYKNRKN from the coding sequence ATGAGCAAACTAGCTGTTCTTCTCACTTGTTTTAATAGAAAAGACAAAACCATTGCATCCTTAACGGCGTTATACAAAGCGTATAATAAGTTATCGCATGGCTGGGAAATGTCCATTTACCTTACCGATGATGGTTCAACTGATGGTACTTCTGAGGCAGTATCCAAAAGTTTTCCAAACGTAAAAATTTTAAAGGGAGATGGAAATTTGTTTTGGGCAGGAGGGATGCGCAATGCCTGGAGCGAAGCTTTGAAAGGCAAATACGATGCTTTTCTTTTGTTGAATGATGATACCTATGTCTATCCCCATCTTTTTGATGCCATACTAAAAACACACGAGTTCAGTAACTCCAAATATGGAATGGGGGGAATATATGTTGGTTCAACCGTTGATGCTGAAACAAAAAAAATAAGTTACGGAGGCAGTGTTTTTAAAAACCGCTTTTTGGCTAAGATGAAGCGATTGGAGCCAAAGAGCGAACCTATTCCATGTGAGTTGGGAAATGCCAATATTTTATGGGTAAGTAAAAATGTAGTTGATAAAATAGGTATGCTTGCAGACGGTTACGTTCATGGTATGGCAGATTATGATTATACCCTCAGGGCAACAAAAAAGGGGCTTCCCGTTCTTATTATGCCAGGGACCGTAGGAGAATGTATCAATGATCATAGCGACCCCTATTTGAGATTTATGAAACTATCGCTAAAGGACAGATATAAAATGCTCCATAATCCAATTGGGTTTGATTTTGTTTCTCAGACCCATCACATGAAAAAGCATTTTCCGATAAGACTACCAATATTTCTTTTAACGGGATATTTTAAAGTACTTTGCCCAAAATTATATTATCAACTCTTATATAAAAACAGAAAAAACTGA
- the gmd gene encoding GDP-mannose 4,6-dehydratase encodes MKTVAKKALITGVTGQDGAYLSEFLLKKGYEVHGLKRRSSMFNTDRIDHLYQDPHVENRNFILHYGDMTDSTNLIRLIQEIQPDEIYNLAAMSHVHVSFETPEYTGNADGLGTLRVLDAVRMLGLGDKTRIYQASTSELYGKVQEVPQSETTPFYPRSPYAVAKMYAYWITVNYREAYNMYACNGILFNHESPIRGETFVTRKITRATARIALGLQDKFYLGNLDAQRDWGHAKDYVRMMWMILQADEPEDWVIATGKTTPVREFVRMSFNEVGIELEFKGEGVDEKAYVKACHNSEYQIEIGKEVLAVDPQYFRPTEVDLLIGDPTKANTKLGWKPEYDLKGLVKDMMQSDLKLMQKEQYLKDGGYRILNYFE; translated from the coding sequence ATGAAAACCGTGGCAAAAAAAGCATTAATTACTGGGGTCACCGGACAGGACGGGGCCTATCTTAGTGAATTTTTATTGAAAAAAGGATATGAGGTCCACGGACTTAAACGCCGTTCCTCCATGTTCAATACCGACCGAATCGATCACCTGTATCAAGATCCACATGTGGAAAACCGGAATTTTATCCTCCATTATGGGGATATGACTGATAGTACCAATCTTATCCGATTGATACAAGAAATACAACCCGACGAAATTTATAACCTAGCGGCCATGAGCCATGTTCATGTTAGTTTCGAAACTCCCGAATACACGGGTAATGCCGATGGACTAGGAACTCTTAGGGTGTTGGATGCAGTACGTATGTTGGGTCTTGGGGATAAAACAAGAATTTATCAGGCATCTACTTCAGAACTTTACGGAAAAGTTCAAGAAGTGCCACAAAGCGAGACCACACCTTTTTATCCCCGTAGTCCGTATGCCGTAGCAAAAATGTATGCATATTGGATTACAGTGAACTATCGGGAAGCCTATAATATGTACGCTTGCAATGGTATTCTTTTTAACCACGAGTCGCCCATCAGAGGTGAGACTTTTGTAACACGTAAGATTACCAGGGCCACTGCGCGTATTGCCCTTGGGTTACAGGATAAGTTTTATCTCGGGAATTTGGATGCACAAAGAGACTGGGGGCATGCCAAGGATTATGTGCGAATGATGTGGATGATTTTGCAAGCAGATGAGCCTGAGGATTGGGTTATTGCAACAGGGAAAACTACTCCAGTTCGCGAATTCGTCCGAATGAGTTTCAATGAGGTAGGTATCGAATTGGAGTTCAAGGGAGAAGGCGTGGATGAAAAAGCTTATGTAAAAGCTTGTCATAATTCGGAATATCAAATAGAAATAGGTAAGGAAGTACTGGCGGTCGACCCTCAATACTTTAGGCCAACTGAGGTAGACCTTTTGATAGGTGATCCTACCAAGGCCAATACCAAGCTGGGATGGAAACCCGAATATGACCTTAAGGGCCTTGTAAAAGATATGATGCAAAGCGACCTTAAATTGATGCAAAAGGAACAGTACCTTAAGGATGGAGGCTACCGCATCCTCAATTATTTCGAATAA
- a CDS encoding sugar transferase, translating into MYSLFFKRVLDFVLAVFGFIVLFPIFLVIWVILLFVNNGKPFFLQPRPGKDEKIFSIIKFKSMTDKTDKNGKLLPDELRVTKFGTFLRKSSLDEIPQLLSIIKGDMSLIGPRPLRVRYLPYYTKEESIRHTVRPGVTGLAQISGRNLLDWDTRLQKDIEYVKNLSFALDMKILFKTALKVLLRKDVALDAESGIPDFDEERKKALGQI; encoded by the coding sequence ATGTATTCGTTATTTTTTAAAAGAGTTTTGGACTTTGTTTTGGCGGTATTTGGATTTATTGTGCTGTTTCCCATTTTTTTGGTTATCTGGGTTATCCTATTATTTGTAAATAACGGTAAACCTTTCTTTTTGCAACCAAGACCCGGAAAAGACGAAAAAATCTTTTCGATAATTAAGTTTAAGTCCATGACGGACAAGACGGATAAAAACGGTAAGCTTCTGCCCGATGAGCTCCGGGTGACCAAATTTGGAACTTTTTTGAGGAAGTCTTCTTTGGACGAGATACCACAACTATTAAGCATTATAAAGGGAGATATGAGCTTAATAGGGCCACGCCCTCTTAGAGTGCGTTACTTGCCCTACTACACCAAAGAAGAAAGTATTAGGCATACGGTAAGACCAGGTGTAACAGGATTGGCCCAAATATCCGGTAGAAATCTTTTGGATTGGGACACTAGGCTACAAAAGGATATTGAATATGTAAAAAATCTTTCCTTTGCCCTTGACATGAAAATTTTATTTAAGACCGCCTTAAAGGTGCTCTTGCGAAAAGATGTAGCCCTAGATGCAGAATCCGGTATTCCAGATTTTGATGAAGAAAGAAAAAAAGCACTTGGTCAGATTTAG
- a CDS encoding GDP-L-fucose synthase, with amino-acid sequence MRLDAKIYVAGHRGLVGSALVKSLQSKGYSNIVFRTHAKLDLTDAMDVSSFFEEEKPEYVFLAAAKVGGIVANNQYRAEFIYDNLMIQNNVVHQSYLHGVKKLMFLGSTCIYPKKCPQPMKEDYLLTDVLEYTNEPYAIAKIAGIKLCESYNLQYGTNFISVMPTNLYGPNDNFDLEKSHVLPALIRKIHLGKALEENDWKLIDEDLDRLPIESISGSSSNESKLAVLKKYGIDQVDKDRVTVEIWGSGKPRREFLWSEDMADACVFLMENRDFTDTYNNNQAEIRNTHINIGTGSDVSIAELANLIKELIGFKGEFVFNTDKPDGTMEKRTDITKLNQLGWKHKIGINKGLSLMYDYYLQLGVD; translated from the coding sequence ATGAGGTTAGATGCAAAAATTTATGTAGCTGGTCATAGAGGTTTGGTTGGTAGTGCTCTAGTAAAAAGCTTACAATCAAAAGGATATAGCAACATTGTTTTCAGGACGCACGCTAAACTGGATTTGACAGATGCTATGGATGTATCCAGCTTTTTTGAAGAGGAAAAGCCGGAATATGTATTCTTGGCAGCAGCCAAAGTTGGTGGTATAGTAGCAAATAACCAATATCGAGCGGAGTTCATTTATGATAACTTGATGATCCAGAATAATGTGGTTCATCAGAGTTACCTTCATGGTGTGAAAAAATTGATGTTTTTGGGGAGTACCTGTATCTATCCAAAGAAATGTCCGCAGCCTATGAAGGAAGACTACTTGCTGACCGATGTTTTGGAATATACCAATGAACCCTATGCCATTGCAAAGATAGCGGGGATTAAGTTGTGCGAAAGCTACAACCTGCAGTACGGGACCAATTTTATTTCTGTGATGCCCACCAATCTTTATGGCCCCAACGATAATTTCGATTTGGAGAAATCACATGTGCTACCTGCATTGATCCGTAAAATACATTTGGGCAAAGCTTTGGAAGAGAACGATTGGAAGTTGATAGATGAAGATTTGGACCGACTGCCCATTGAAAGCATTTCAGGTTCATCTTCAAATGAATCCAAGCTGGCCGTACTCAAAAAATATGGTATTGACCAAGTGGACAAGGACAGGGTAACCGTGGAGATTTGGGGTAGTGGTAAACCTCGCAGAGAGTTCCTTTGGTCTGAGGATATGGCAGATGCTTGTGTTTTTTTAATGGAGAATAGGGATTTTACCGACACTTACAATAATAATCAAGCTGAAATTAGAAACACCCATATCAATATTGGTACGGGATCGGACGTTTCCATTGCCGAGTTGGCAAATTTGATTAAGGAACTTATTGGTTTTAAAGGAGAATTTGTTTTCAATACAGATAAACCGGATGGCACTATGGAGAAACGAACTGACATTACTAAACTTAATCAATTGGGCTGGAAACATAAGATTGGAATTAATAAAGGACTATCCCTGATGTATGATTATTATCTTCAGTTGGGAGTAGATTGA
- a CDS encoding CoF synthetase, with product MTKLLEQFRNAAFWLLDALKGGHVRKHYKEIQWVLENPQTERTKKIKEQNLQNLLKHATRTVPYYQYIPEDNFGLHDFPIIDKQTVRENFSNFRSDAHLDGYNHEVTTSGSTGKPFKILHNKNKRSRNTADTCFFANRAGFKLGSRLYYFRLWDKQYKKNQLLTQIQNIAAYSVDDFTDENLHKLVTELESDKSNKSILAYSSALGTVSKYIEDKLGRPLNCKFDSIISIAEALNPDIKQRARKYLGTEVVSRYSNSENGILAQQRVNWKSGNFEINWASYHIEILDLFEDKPAAPGENGRIVITDFFNYSMPIIRYDTGDVGIIEFDEESQAMVFTKIEGRKMDMFTNTKGEHISSHIIHHILQFNGIEQFQFVQEENGEYTIKLKVSSKYDRNDEGRIRSQYLEYFGENAIIHVEYVEDVPLLPSGKRKLVVNKAILGNGKAKAKANIETDRLEKQQVDA from the coding sequence ATGACTAAACTTTTGGAACAATTTAGAAATGCAGCCTTTTGGTTATTGGATGCATTAAAGGGAGGACATGTAAGAAAGCATTACAAGGAAATACAATGGGTCTTGGAAAATCCACAAACTGAAAGAACCAAAAAAATAAAGGAGCAAAACCTTCAAAATCTTTTGAAGCACGCAACGAGAACAGTTCCTTACTATCAGTATATCCCGGAAGACAACTTTGGACTGCATGACTTTCCTATTATTGACAAACAAACTGTAAGAGAGAATTTTTCGAATTTTAGGAGCGATGCCCACCTAGACGGATATAACCACGAGGTTACCACAAGCGGGTCCACAGGCAAACCCTTTAAAATTTTGCACAATAAGAACAAGAGGAGCAGAAACACGGCGGACACCTGTTTTTTCGCAAATAGGGCTGGATTTAAGCTGGGCTCAAGGTTATATTATTTCAGATTGTGGGACAAACAATACAAAAAAAACCAATTGTTGACCCAAATTCAAAATATAGCAGCTTACTCTGTAGATGATTTTACCGATGAGAATTTGCATAAACTCGTAACTGAATTGGAAAGTGATAAGTCCAATAAAAGCATTTTGGCTTATTCCTCTGCTCTCGGTACAGTGTCAAAATATATTGAGGATAAGCTTGGCAGGCCACTGAACTGTAAATTTGATTCGATTATTTCAATAGCGGAAGCATTAAATCCAGATATCAAGCAAAGAGCTCGGAAGTATTTGGGCACCGAGGTAGTATCACGATATTCCAACAGTGAAAATGGCATATTGGCCCAACAGAGAGTGAATTGGAAATCAGGTAATTTTGAGATAAATTGGGCCAGCTATCATATTGAGATTTTGGACTTATTTGAGGACAAGCCTGCGGCACCTGGTGAGAACGGAAGGATTGTAATTACAGATTTCTTCAATTATTCCATGCCCATAATAAGGTATGATACCGGTGATGTTGGTATAATTGAGTTTGATGAGGAAAGCCAAGCTATGGTTTTCACTAAAATTGAAGGTCGGAAAATGGATATGTTCACCAATACAAAGGGCGAACATATATCATCTCATATTATTCACCATATTTTACAATTCAATGGAATTGAGCAATTTCAATTTGTTCAAGAAGAAAATGGAGAATACACTATAAAATTGAAGGTGTCGTCCAAATACGATCGAAACGATGAAGGAAGGATTCGTAGTCAATACTTAGAATATTTTGGAGAGAACGCCATTATACATGTGGAATACGTAGAGGATGTACCCCTTTTGCCATCCGGGAAACGAAAACTAGTGGTGAATAAAGCTATTTTGGGAAACGGCAAGGCTAAGGCAAAAGCAAATATCGAAACGGACCGGCTAGAAAAGCAACAAGTTGATGCTTAA
- the asnB gene encoding asparagine synthase (glutamine-hydrolyzing) — MCGILGTVPSSEQDLFKRALDTLTHRGPDSYGIEHISVDVSLGHRRLSILDISENGSQPMIHESKRYAIIFNGEIYNFLEIKKELEQLGHTFKSSSDTEVLLKSYNQWGEDCVLKFNGMWAFGIWDAEEKKLFMSRDRYGKKPLFYANIKGKFVFASEMKAIFPFMDRLEVSDDFHWMKKNIFFYEATEKCLVKGIKRFPAGHSGHYESGELKIYRYWNTLDHLVDVPKTYDEQVERFRELFMDSCKLRMRSDVTIGTALSGGLDSSATIAAMANLAKNNNSYSDDWQHAFVASFPGTPLDESHYAKMVTDHLGIGATFVDIDPLKHWDKLEHYFYLFEDLYITSPLPMIMLYGAVKQNGTTVTLDGHGADELLSGYQQGTLESLWDARFNVKNTKDILNIYQGSINEDKVQYDRVSNWKLYRDYMIRKIGKKILGKKMPSVDNGHPNFKRLDNLSQYLYAMFHENILPTLLRNYDRYAMINGVEIRMPFMDHRIVSFVNSLPYSSKIGNGYTKRIVRDALDPYLPKEVTWRKSKIGFSSPIVDWMQNDLSEWFMDTTSSNSFLQSDLISSPSQLRDRITSIVNKENHNFTEAQKCWTELSPYIWGNAILKNNTVSI, encoded by the coding sequence ATGTGCGGAATTTTAGGAACTGTACCTTCTTCAGAACAGGATTTATTTAAAAGAGCTCTGGATACGCTAACACATCGTGGTCCGGATAGTTATGGCATCGAGCATATTTCTGTGGATGTCTCTTTAGGCCATAGAAGGCTATCTATTTTGGATATTTCTGAAAATGGTAGCCAACCCATGATTCATGAAAGTAAACGGTATGCCATTATTTTTAATGGAGAAATTTACAACTTCCTGGAGATAAAAAAGGAGCTGGAGCAGTTGGGGCATACATTCAAGTCTTCTTCGGATACCGAGGTTTTGTTGAAATCATATAATCAGTGGGGAGAAGACTGTGTCCTAAAATTCAATGGTATGTGGGCTTTTGGAATTTGGGATGCAGAAGAAAAGAAGCTCTTTATGTCGCGTGATAGGTATGGTAAAAAACCTTTGTTCTATGCAAACATAAAGGGAAAGTTTGTTTTTGCTTCCGAAATGAAGGCTATTTTCCCCTTTATGGACAGATTGGAGGTTTCCGATGACTTTCACTGGATGAAGAAGAATATTTTCTTCTATGAGGCAACCGAGAAATGTCTTGTAAAGGGAATCAAGCGTTTTCCGGCAGGACATAGTGGACATTATGAAAGCGGTGAGTTAAAAATATATCGCTATTGGAACACGTTGGATCATTTGGTCGATGTGCCCAAGACCTATGACGAACAAGTGGAGCGCTTTAGAGAGCTCTTCATGGATTCCTGTAAACTTCGTATGCGTTCCGATGTCACCATTGGTACTGCGCTGAGTGGTGGCTTGGATAGTAGTGCTACCATTGCGGCCATGGCGAATCTGGCAAAAAACAACAATAGCTACTCGGACGATTGGCAACATGCCTTCGTGGCATCCTTTCCAGGAACTCCATTGGATGAATCACACTATGCCAAGATGGTTACGGACCATTTGGGCATAGGTGCCACATTCGTAGATATTGATCCTTTAAAACATTGGGATAAGCTTGAGCATTATTTCTATTTGTTCGAAGACTTGTATATCACATCCCCATTACCAATGATTATGCTATACGGGGCCGTAAAGCAAAATGGAACTACGGTGACATTGGATGGCCATGGAGCCGATGAGCTGTTGAGCGGTTATCAACAAGGTACATTGGAGAGTCTTTGGGATGCAAGGTTCAATGTAAAGAATACCAAGGATATCCTGAATATTTACCAAGGTTCCATAAATGAGGACAAGGTACAGTATGATCGGGTAAGCAACTGGAAACTATATCGTGATTATATGATCAGGAAGATAGGTAAAAAAATATTGGGTAAAAAGATGCCGTCCGTGGATAACGGCCATCCCAATTTCAAAAGACTGGATAACCTGTCCCAGTATCTCTACGCCATGTTCCATGAGAATATTTTACCAACTTTATTGCGCAATTACGATAGGTATGCCATGATCAATGGCGTAGAGATTCGGATGCCGTTTATGGATCATCGTATTGTAAGTTTTGTGAATTCGTTACCTTATTCAAGTAAGATTGGAAATGGGTACACCAAAAGGATTGTAAGAGACGCTCTGGACCCTTATTTACCCAAGGAAGTAACGTGGAGAAAATCAAAAATAGGATTTAGCTCCCCAATTGTGGACTGGATGCAGAACGATTTGTCCGAATGGTTTATGGATACCACCAGCTCAAATTCATTTTTACAATCGGACCTGATATCCAGCCCAAGCCAATTGAGAGATAGGATAACATCTATTGTAAATAAGGAAAATCATAATTTCACCGAAGCGCAAAAATGTTGGACAGAATTATCTCCTTACATTTGGGGCAATGCCATCTTAAAAAATAACACTGTGTCGATATAG